A window of Streptomyces sp. Je 1-332 genomic DNA:
GCCCGGGCCCGTCGAAGGGCGACAAGTACGCCCCCGACTCGTTCGCGCAGCAGGCTGACAAGGTGCGGTTCACCGACGTCAAGCAGCGTGCGTGGGCGACCACGGCCGGCACCTTCAAGCTCTCCGGTCTGGGCATGTCGGTGAAGAAGGGCAAGCACGAGTGCTACTGAGGCAACTGATGCCTCGACAGCGGTACTTGTAGCGAAGAACGGCCGGGCGCGGGGGCGCACGGATCTTGACCTCAACCGTCCCCGTGCCCGAATCCGCAGGACACAGAACCAACGCCATTCCCCGAGGAGCTGTACGACATGAGCGCCGAAGCGCAAGTGGGGCCGGGCGACAAGCTCGGCCGGATGCGCCGATCGTTCCGAGGGTGGCGCGGTCAGCGCCCGTTCTGGGGTGGTCTGCTGACGTTGCTCGGCGGCATCCCGATCATGTACTTCCCGTACGCGAACCTCACGCTCGGCACGATGACGATCCGGATGGCGACGACCGCCGGCGCCGGCTCGCTGATCATCGGCGTCCTGCTTGTCGTGCTCGGCCTGACCATGTGGTTCCAGCCGCACTCCCGGATCTTCGCGGGTGTCGCGGCGATTCTGCTCGCCCTGGTCTCTCTGGTCGTCTCCAACTTCGGCGGCTTCGTCATCGGCTTCCTGCTCGCTCTGCTCGGCGGTGCCCTCGGCATCTCCTGGGCGGCGGCCAAGCCGGCGAAGGAAACCACCAGGAAGCGGGCCGAAGGCTCTGACGACGGGGCGCCGGAGCCCGCGGCCGCGGGGGCCGCGAACGGGGTGAGCGGCACTACGGACGATCTGTCAGGAACGAGCCCGGACAACGGGACGAACGGGAGGCACCGTGCCGGCTGACGAGGTGCACCAACTGGACTCCGCGGGGGAGCCCCGCGCGAGATCCGGGCCGCGCCACGCGGCACCCAGAAAGCCGCTCCTCACCCGCCTGCACGTCCCGGCGGGCAAGGCGATAGCCATCGCGGCGATGCCGACCGCCGTCCTCATGGGCATGGGCCTGACCCCCCAGCTCGCGCAGGCCAAGCCGCTGCCGAAGAACCCCTTCCAGGACGGCCCGTGCGTCACGGCGCCGGACGACGCCTCCGAGGCCACCAAGGACGCCGAGGACGCGGACAAGGCTGCCGAGGAGAAGGCGGACAAGGAGAAGGCGGAGCAGGAGAAGGCCGAGCAGGCGCAGAAGGACGCGGCCAAGAAGGACGAGGCCGCCGAGCCGACGCCTTCGCCCTCCGCCGGTGACAAGGCGGGCTCGGACTCCGACAGCTCCGGCGACGGCGACAAGGCCGAGCCGACCCCGTCCCCCTCGGACGACGAGGACGACAAGGCCGGCGAGCCCGCTCCCGAGCCCTCCGAGACCAAGAACCCGCTCGACCCGCTGGGCGTCGGTCCCGCGCTCAAGGACCTCTTCACGCCCGACGAGAAGGAATCCGCGAGC
This region includes:
- a CDS encoding DUF6114 domain-containing protein, translated to MSAEAQVGPGDKLGRMRRSFRGWRGQRPFWGGLLTLLGGIPIMYFPYANLTLGTMTIRMATTAGAGSLIIGVLLVVLGLTMWFQPHSRIFAGVAAILLALVSLVVSNFGGFVIGFLLALLGGALGISWAAAKPAKETTRKRAEGSDDGAPEPAAAGAANGVSGTTDDLSGTSPDNGTNGRHRAG